AGAGTCTGGCATGAAACAAGTGGATATCGAAGATATGGTCGCCTTCCTGCGGGAAGTCTCGATCCGCATGAAGGAGAAGGCCGATTATCTCGGTCAGCTCGACGGTGAAATCGGCGATGGCGATCACGGCTACACCATGTCGCGCGGCTTTTCGGCCATCGTTCGGGCGCTGAATGACGCCGACCTTCAGGCGATGGACCTGTCCCGCCTGTTCAGCCTCAGCGCAGAGAGTTTTCTTGACGCCGTCGGGGCCACCGCTGGCCCACTCTATGCCTCTGGAATGCTGGCTGCCAGTGACCTCGCTGATGGGCGAAAGGCCATGCCGGACAGCGAAGCCCCGATGATCCTTGTTGCGATCTGTGAGGGGATCGGTGCCCGCGGAAAGGCGATTGCCGGTGACAAGACCATGATGGATGTCTGGCTGCCTGTGGCCCAGACTATCCGGTCTCTCCATCAGGAGGGGGTGCCTTTGTCGAGCGTTCTGGCCGACATCCGCGCAGTTGCGGCTCGCAGTGTTGAAAATACCCGCTCGATGAAGGCAATCCGTGGCCGGGCCGCTCGACTCGGTGATCGGAGCCTCGGTCATATCGATCCGGGTGCTGCCTCTGCAGCCATCATCGTGACCACCTTCGCCGAGTGCCTAGAGCAGAGGGGCTTCTGATGCCCCAGAAGAAAAAGCCCGGCCCGGGCGGATCAGAACGAGGCGGTGCTGAAGTCTCCATGCCCTTGCGTTTTGGCAGCGATCCCCTGTTGTGGGCGAGCTGGCTCTACTATGAAGAGGGTATGACGCAGGGTGAAATCGCCAGCATGATCGGTGTCTCGCGGGCGACCGTCGTGTCCTACCTTGCCGATGCGCGCACCCGTGGTCTGGTCAACATCTCGATTGCGACCGAACATCTACGGACGCTGTCGATCTCGAAGGCGCTCAAGGAGCATTTTGGCCTGAAGGATTGTGTCGTCATTCCCGGCGATGGTGGCGAACGCTCGCTGATCGACCGGCTCGGTGCGGCTGGCGCGCAGGTGCTAAGCGAGATGCTCCGCTCGGGCGACACCATCGGTGTCGGCTGGGGGCGGACTGTGCTGGCGACGGCGAATGCGCTGAAACTCGACAAACTTGCTGATCTGCGGGTGGTGCAGGTGACCGGCTCCACATCCGGTCATGTTCCCTACGCTCCG
The sequence above is a segment of the uncultured Cohaesibacter sp. genome. Coding sequences within it:
- the dhaL gene encoding dihydroxyacetone kinase subunit DhaL, translated to MKQVDIEDMVAFLREVSIRMKEKADYLGQLDGEIGDGDHGYTMSRGFSAIVRALNDADLQAMDLSRLFSLSAESFLDAVGATAGPLYASGMLAASDLADGRKAMPDSEAPMILVAICEGIGARGKAIAGDKTMMDVWLPVAQTIRSLHQEGVPLSSVLADIRAVAARSVENTRSMKAIRGRAARLGDRSLGHIDPGAASAAIIVTTFAECLEQRGF